One window of the Bradyrhizobium sp. NP1 genome contains the following:
- a CDS encoding sulfonate ABC transporter substrate-binding protein, producing MQRREFLKMSLGGAAAAAMPLGAHAEGSLKEIRVGYQKNGVLVIARQQATLEKHFNPLGVDVKWVEFSSGPPMMEAMNSGSVDYGAVGDSPPVFAQAAGAAIVYAAGQPITNGQGILVQRNSDIRTIADLKGKRVGFTKGSSAHNIVVQTLEKAALTYNDISPVYLVPPDAGAAFANGSIDAWAIWDPYFAIGETKQNGRVLVNAHEITKTNSFYIANRDFAKNHGAVLQQIIDVTTSTAKWAETHRDEVARALATVTGVPLEIQTLAASRSAFVVGPITDDIVTTQQGVADRFFKLGLIPRPIAIRDIVWRNPQS from the coding sequence ATGCAGCGTCGTGAGTTCCTCAAGATGTCGCTGGGCGGCGCAGCCGCGGCTGCCATGCCGCTTGGCGCGCACGCCGAGGGCAGCCTGAAGGAGATTCGTGTCGGATATCAGAAGAACGGCGTGCTGGTTATCGCGCGACAGCAGGCAACGCTGGAAAAACATTTCAATCCGCTCGGCGTCGACGTGAAATGGGTCGAATTCTCGTCGGGCCCGCCGATGATGGAGGCGATGAATTCCGGCAGCGTCGATTATGGCGCGGTCGGCGACTCGCCGCCGGTTTTTGCGCAAGCCGCGGGCGCAGCCATCGTCTATGCGGCCGGCCAGCCCATCACGAACGGCCAGGGCATCCTGGTGCAGCGCAATTCCGATATCAGGACGATCGCCGACCTCAAGGGGAAGCGCGTCGGCTTCACCAAGGGCTCCAGCGCTCACAACATCGTGGTGCAGACGCTGGAAAAGGCAGCGCTCACCTATAACGACATCTCTCCGGTCTATCTGGTGCCGCCGGATGCCGGCGCCGCCTTCGCCAACGGCAGCATCGACGCCTGGGCGATCTGGGACCCGTATTTCGCGATCGGCGAGACGAAGCAGAACGGGCGCGTGCTGGTCAACGCCCACGAGATCACCAAGACCAACTCGTTCTATATCGCCAACCGCGACTTCGCGAAGAACCACGGCGCGGTCCTGCAGCAGATCATCGACGTGACCACGTCGACGGCGAAATGGGCGGAGACGCATCGCGACGAGGTGGCGCGCGCGCTCGCCACGGTCACTGGCGTCCCGCTCGAGATCCAGACGCTGGCGGCCAGTCGTTCCGCGTTCGTGGTCGGGCCGATCACCGACGACATCGTCACGACCCAGCAGGGCGTGGCCGACCGGTTCTTCAAGCTCGGCCTCATCCCGAGGCCGATCGCGATCCGCGACATCGTGTGGCGCAACCCCCAGAGCTGA
- a CDS encoding sulfonate ABC transporter substrate-binding protein, whose product MLSIGIVAASVGASYGQDKVVRIGFQKYGKLVLLKGRGTLEEKLKALGYKVAWTEFPSGPPLLEALNVGAIDFGIAGETPPIFAQAAGAPLVYLAYDPPAPQGEAILVPKDSALKSVAELKGKKVALNKGSNVHYLLVKALEKAGLKYTDIQPVFLAPSDALAAFTRGAVDAWVIWDPYEAAAEASTGARILADGTGLVANHQFYFSSKKFLADNAKAVDVVLEALSEADEWTKSNIDAAAEQLAPSVGLPAPVLAVSLKRESYGIRPISDEVIASQQRIADTFLALGLLPKAVTVSELQRKSGS is encoded by the coding sequence ATGCTGTCGATCGGTATCGTTGCGGCCTCCGTCGGAGCCTCCTACGGACAGGACAAGGTGGTCCGCATCGGCTTCCAGAAATACGGCAAGCTGGTGCTGCTGAAAGGCAGGGGCACGCTCGAGGAGAAGCTCAAGGCGCTCGGCTACAAGGTGGCATGGACTGAATTTCCGTCCGGACCGCCGCTGCTCGAGGCGCTCAACGTCGGCGCGATCGATTTCGGCATCGCCGGCGAGACGCCGCCGATCTTTGCCCAGGCCGCCGGCGCGCCGCTGGTCTATCTCGCCTACGATCCGCCGGCGCCGCAGGGCGAGGCGATCCTGGTGCCGAAGGACAGTGCGCTGAAATCGGTGGCGGAGCTGAAAGGCAAGAAGGTCGCGCTGAACAAGGGCTCCAACGTCCACTACCTCCTGGTCAAGGCGCTGGAGAAAGCGGGCCTCAAATATACCGACATCCAGCCGGTGTTCCTGGCGCCATCCGACGCGCTCGCCGCCTTCACGCGCGGTGCGGTCGACGCCTGGGTGATCTGGGACCCCTACGAGGCGGCGGCCGAAGCCTCCACCGGCGCGCGCATCCTGGCCGATGGCACCGGTCTCGTCGCCAACCACCAGTTCTATTTCTCGTCGAAGAAATTCCTCGCCGACAACGCAAAGGCGGTCGATGTCGTGCTGGAAGCGTTGAGCGAGGCCGACGAATGGACGAAGAGCAACATCGATGCCGCCGCCGAGCAGTTGGCCCCATCGGTCGGCCTGCCGGCGCCCGTGCTCGCCGTCTCGCTGAAGCGTGAGTCCTACGGCATCCGCCCGATCAGCGACGAGGTGATCGCGAGCCAGCAGCGCATCGCCGACACGTTCCTGGCCCTCGGCCTGCTGCCGAAGGCCGTCACCGTTTCCGAGCTTCAGCGCAAATCAGGATCATGA
- the ssuD gene encoding FMNH2-dependent alkanesulfonate monooxygenase, producing MSTHAPSKANILWFLPTHGDGHYLGSSVGGREVNFNYLRQIAQAADQLGYFGVLLPTGRSCEDSWVVASTIAPWTERLRYLVAVRPGLQSPSVAARMTATLDRVSNGRLLINVVTGGDPVENKGDGIFLNHDERYEVTREFLNVYSDLLAGKTVNVEGKHIRIEDGRLLFAPVQSPRPPLYFGGSSDAGIDVAVDTVDKYLTWGEPPAQVADKVARVKAAAVARGRKPSFGIRLHVIVRETSEEAWRAADDLIKHVTDETVASAQKIFARMDSVGQQRMLQLHGGRRDQLEISPNLWAGVGLVRGGAGTALVGDPQTVAARIREYQDVGIDTFIMSGYPHLEEAYRFAELVFPLLSLEQPGNVTPIRVNTGPFGETIGNDYRPQKQAAQS from the coding sequence ATGAGCACCCATGCTCCCTCGAAAGCCAATATCCTCTGGTTCCTGCCGACCCACGGCGACGGCCATTATCTCGGCAGCTCCGTCGGCGGCCGCGAGGTGAACTTCAATTATCTGCGCCAGATCGCGCAGGCCGCCGATCAGCTCGGCTATTTCGGCGTGCTGCTGCCGACCGGGCGAAGCTGCGAGGATTCCTGGGTGGTCGCCTCGACGATCGCGCCGTGGACCGAGCGGCTGCGTTACCTGGTCGCGGTGCGTCCCGGCCTGCAATCGCCTTCCGTGGCCGCGCGCATGACCGCGACCCTCGACCGCGTCTCCAACGGGCGCCTCCTGATCAACGTCGTCACCGGTGGCGATCCGGTCGAAAACAAGGGCGACGGCATCTTCCTGAACCATGACGAGCGCTACGAGGTGACGCGCGAGTTCCTCAACGTCTACAGCGACCTTCTGGCGGGCAAGACGGTCAATGTCGAGGGCAAGCACATCCGCATCGAGGACGGACGGCTGCTGTTCGCTCCGGTGCAGTCGCCGCGGCCGCCGCTCTATTTCGGCGGATCGTCGGATGCCGGCATCGACGTCGCGGTCGATACCGTCGACAAATACCTGACCTGGGGCGAGCCGCCGGCGCAGGTCGCCGACAAGGTGGCGCGCGTGAAGGCGGCCGCCGTCGCACGCGGCCGAAAGCCCTCCTTCGGCATCCGCCTGCACGTGATCGTCCGTGAGACCAGCGAGGAGGCCTGGCGGGCCGCCGACGACCTGATCAAGCATGTCACCGACGAGACGGTCGCTTCGGCGCAAAAGATTTTCGCCCGCATGGACTCCGTAGGCCAGCAGCGCATGCTGCAGCTTCATGGCGGGCGCCGCGACCAGCTCGAGATCAGCCCCAATCTCTGGGCCGGCGTTGGCCTCGTGCGCGGCGGCGCCGGCACTGCGCTGGTCGGCGATCCCCAGACCGTCGCCGCGCGGATCAGGGAGTATCAGGATGTCGGCATCGATACCTTCATCATGTCGGGATACCCGCATCTGGAGGAAGCCTATCGTTTCGCCGAGCTGGTGTTCCCGCTGCTGTCGCTGGAGCAGCCCGGCAATGTGACGCCGATCCGCGTCAACACCGGGCCGTTCGGGGAGACCATCGGCAACGACTACCGGCCACAGAAGCAGGCCGCACAATCATGA
- the ssuC gene encoding aliphatic sulfonate ABC transporter permease SsuC: MSLIESLPRVRALKVPRADGLIPWIVPLAILVVWQVACSTGFVPARVLPAPSDVALAGWKLLKSGELFRNIWVSFWRAGVGFLIGGAIGFAFGLANGLSQLSSKLTDTTLQMVRNIPHLALIPLVILWFGIDETAKLFLVALGVFFPIYINTLHGIRTVDPQLIEMGRIYGMSDGELFRRVIFPGALPSIFVGLRFALGIMWLTLIVAETIAASSGLGYMAMQAREFMLIDVVVLSILIYALLGKLADSASRVLERLTLSWHPAFQKK; the protein is encoded by the coding sequence ATGAGTCTGATTGAGAGTCTTCCCCGCGTTCGCGCGCTGAAAGTGCCGCGCGCCGACGGGCTGATCCCCTGGATCGTGCCGCTGGCCATTCTCGTGGTCTGGCAGGTCGCCTGCTCCACCGGCTTCGTGCCGGCGCGCGTGCTGCCGGCGCCGAGCGATGTCGCGCTGGCCGGATGGAAGCTGCTGAAGTCAGGCGAACTCTTCCGCAACATCTGGGTGAGCTTCTGGCGCGCCGGCGTCGGCTTCCTGATCGGCGGCGCGATCGGATTTGCGTTCGGGCTTGCCAACGGCCTGTCGCAGCTTTCCAGCAAGCTCACCGACACGACGCTGCAGATGGTGCGCAACATTCCGCATCTGGCGCTGATCCCGCTCGTCATCCTGTGGTTCGGCATCGACGAGACGGCCAAGCTGTTCCTGGTGGCGCTCGGCGTGTTCTTCCCGATCTACATCAACACGCTGCACGGCATCCGCACCGTCGATCCGCAGCTGATCGAGATGGGCCGGATCTACGGCATGAGCGATGGCGAGCTGTTCCGTCGCGTGATCTTTCCCGGCGCGCTGCCGTCGATCTTCGTCGGCCTGCGCTTCGCGCTCGGCATCATGTGGCTAACCCTGATCGTGGCGGAGACGATCGCCGCCTCATCCGGCCTCGGCTACATGGCGATGCAGGCACGCGAATTCATGCTGATCGACGTGGTCGTGCTCAGCATCCTGATCTATGCCCTGCTCGGCAAGCTCGCCGACAGCGCTTCGCGTGTGCTGGAGCGGCTGACGCTGTCCTGGCACCCGGCGTTCCAGAAGAAGTGA
- a CDS encoding ATP-binding cassette domain-containing protein, whose translation MQEALRFRLSGAEPVEHADFVARARQLRKGSASSRGLPLTIRDLRKSFGDNEVLRGVDLHIPAGQFVAVVGRSGCGKSTLLRLIAGLETADAGTISFGEATRPEDIRVMFQEPRLLPWARVLANVEVGLRRDRTARDPARAAKALREVGLAEKSGQWPAVLSGGQKQRVALARALVSDPRVLAFDEPLGALDALTRISMQQLLARVWGEQGFTAILVTHDVSEAVALADRILVIEDGRIALDVDVDIVRPRERGATELAALEGSILRHLLGRTERE comes from the coding sequence ATGCAGGAAGCCCTTCGCTTTCGTCTTTCCGGCGCCGAGCCCGTCGAGCACGCCGATTTCGTCGCGCGGGCGCGGCAGCTGCGGAAGGGCTCGGCTTCGTCGCGCGGGCTGCCGCTGACGATCCGGGATTTACGCAAGTCGTTCGGTGACAACGAGGTGCTGCGTGGCGTCGACCTGCATATCCCGGCGGGCCAGTTCGTCGCCGTGGTCGGCCGCAGCGGCTGCGGCAAGAGCACGCTGTTGCGCCTGATCGCGGGCCTCGAGACCGCCGATGCCGGCACGATCAGCTTCGGCGAGGCAACCCGGCCCGAGGACATCAGGGTGATGTTCCAGGAGCCGCGGCTGCTGCCCTGGGCGCGGGTGCTGGCCAATGTCGAGGTCGGGCTGCGTCGTGACCGTACCGCGCGCGATCCCGCTCGCGCCGCAAAGGCGTTGCGCGAGGTTGGCCTCGCCGAGAAGAGCGGGCAATGGCCCGCGGTGCTGTCCGGCGGCCAGAAGCAGCGCGTCGCGCTGGCGCGGGCGCTGGTCAGCGATCCGCGCGTGCTCGCCTTCGACGAGCCGCTCGGCGCGCTCGACGCGCTGACGCGCATTTCAATGCAGCAGCTGCTGGCGCGGGTCTGGGGCGAGCAGGGCTTTACCGCGATCCTGGTGACGCATGACGTTTCCGAAGCAGTGGCGCTTGCCGATCGAATCCTCGTGATCGAGGACGGCCGCATCGCGCTCGATGTCGATGTCGATATCGTCAGGCCGCGCGAGCGCGGCGCGACAGAGCTGGCCGCGCTGGAAGGCTCGATCCTGCGGCATCTGCTGGGCAGGACGGAACGAGAGTAG
- a CDS encoding flavin reductase family protein: MNSVVRTIRIDREAPAADFRSAMRHLTGGVAVITAGRGRDISGMTVTSVTSLAVDPPSLLVAINRSASSWPLIRQHGFFGANILAADQLEVAERFTGKDGRKGAERFAGAEWVTRASGVPLLAGALAAIDCEVEDIVERHSHGIVIGRVLDVQLSPRRAALAYWHGQYVAIDQDDDAVRLAEVSLPPPRTVR; the protein is encoded by the coding sequence ATGAACAGCGTGGTCCGCACCATCAGGATCGATCGCGAGGCGCCGGCTGCCGATTTCCGCAGCGCCATGCGGCATCTCACCGGCGGCGTCGCCGTCATCACCGCGGGCCGCGGCAGGGACATCTCGGGAATGACGGTCACCTCGGTGACCTCGCTCGCGGTCGATCCGCCCTCGCTGCTCGTCGCGATCAACCGTTCGGCCTCGTCCTGGCCGCTGATCAGGCAGCATGGCTTCTTCGGCGCGAACATCCTCGCCGCCGATCAGCTCGAAGTCGCCGAGCGGTTTACCGGCAAGGACGGGCGCAAGGGCGCCGAGCGCTTTGCCGGCGCCGAATGGGTCACGCGGGCTTCCGGCGTGCCGCTGCTTGCGGGCGCGCTGGCCGCGATCGATTGCGAGGTCGAGGATATCGTCGAACGCCACTCCCATGGCATCGTGATCGGGCGTGTGCTGGACGTGCAGCTGTCGCCGCGCCGCGCGGCGCTGGCCTATTGGCACGGCCAATATGTCGCGATCGACCAGGACGACGACGCGGTCCGGCTGGCCGAGGTCAGCCTGCCGCCGCCGCGCACCGTCAGATAG
- a CDS encoding sigma-54 dependent transcriptional regulator: protein MRLLIVGTLKGQLTTATKIAMENGASVTHAEGNEQAMAVLRGGKGADLLLVDVGLDIRDLVIRLDAEHIHVPIVACGISSDARAAVAAIHAGAKEYIPLPPDPELIAAVLAAVANDSRELVYRDDAMGRVIKLAQQIAGSDASVMITGESGTGKEVLARYVHSRSTRAKRPFISINCAAIPEHLLESELFGHEKGAFTGAVARRIGKFEEATGGTLLLDEISEMDVRLQSKLLRAIQERVIDRVGGNKPVAIDIRIIATSNRNLGEAVRDGTFREDLLFRLNVVNLKIPPLRDRPADVMELAQHFARKYSQANGVPLRPLSADARRVLTANRWQGNVRELENTIHRAVLMAQGDEIGADAILTPDGDRLDIARTVPAVAHATMAAEQVTRALVGRTVADVERDLILETLKHCLGNRTHAANILGISIRTLRNKLNEYADGGLPIPPPASGDYHRAAAG, encoded by the coding sequence ATGCGGCTTCTCATCGTTGGCACATTGAAGGGCCAGCTCACCACCGCGACCAAGATCGCCATGGAGAACGGCGCCTCCGTGACCCATGCGGAGGGCAACGAGCAGGCGATGGCCGTGCTGCGCGGCGGCAAGGGCGCCGACCTCCTGCTGGTCGATGTCGGCCTCGACATCCGCGACCTGGTGATCCGGCTCGACGCCGAGCACATCCACGTGCCGATCGTTGCCTGCGGCATCTCCTCCGACGCACGCGCGGCCGTCGCAGCGATCCATGCCGGCGCCAAGGAATATATCCCGCTGCCGCCGGACCCTGAGCTGATCGCGGCGGTGCTTGCCGCCGTCGCCAATGACTCCCGCGAGCTGGTCTATCGCGACGACGCCATGGGCCGGGTGATCAAGCTCGCCCAGCAGATCGCGGGCTCGGATGCCTCCGTGATGATCACCGGCGAATCCGGCACCGGCAAGGAGGTGCTCGCCCGCTACGTCCACAGCCGCTCCACGCGCGCCAAGCGCCCGTTCATTTCGATCAACTGCGCCGCGATCCCCGAGCACCTGCTGGAATCCGAGCTGTTCGGCCATGAGAAAGGCGCCTTCACCGGCGCGGTCGCCCGTCGCATCGGCAAGTTCGAGGAAGCGACCGGGGGCACGCTGCTGCTCGACGAAATCTCCGAAATGGACGTCCGGCTGCAGTCGAAGCTGTTGCGCGCGATCCAGGAGCGCGTGATCGACCGCGTCGGCGGCAACAAGCCTGTCGCCATCGACATCCGCATCATCGCCACCTCGAACCGCAACCTTGGCGAGGCGGTGCGCGACGGCACCTTCCGCGAGGACCTGCTGTTCCGGCTCAACGTGGTCAATCTGAAGATCCCTCCCTTGCGCGACCGGCCGGCCGACGTCATGGAGCTGGCGCAGCACTTCGCGCGCAAATATTCGCAAGCCAACGGCGTGCCGCTGCGGCCGCTGTCGGCCGACGCCAGGCGGGTGCTGACGGCAAACCGCTGGCAAGGCAATGTTCGCGAGCTCGAGAACACCATTCACCGCGCCGTGCTGATGGCGCAGGGCGACGAGATCGGCGCCGACGCGATCCTCACCCCCGACGGCGACCGCCTCGACATTGCAAGGACGGTGCCGGCGGTGGCGCATGCGACCATGGCCGCCGAGCAGGTGACGCGCGCGCTGGTGGGCCGCACCGTCGCCGACGTCGAGCGCGATCTCATCCTGGAGACGCTGAAGCACTGCCTCGGCAACCGCACCCATGCCGCCAACATCCTCGGCATTTCGATCCGCACACTGCGCAACAAGCTGAACGAATACGCCGATGGCGGCCTGCCGATCCCGCCGCCGGCATCCGGCGACTATCACCGCGCCGCGGCGGGGTAG
- the fliN gene encoding flagellar motor switch protein FliN, with product MSDTDSQVPLPDLNAPATAPSSDDIAYHEDENAARIAADLEAVFDVPVQVSAVLGRSKMEVGELLKLGPGTVLELDRRVGEAIDIYVNNRLVARGEVVLVEDKLGVTMTEIIKAST from the coding sequence ATGAGCGATACCGACAGCCAAGTACCCCTTCCCGATCTCAACGCGCCGGCGACCGCGCCCTCGTCCGACGACATCGCCTATCACGAGGACGAGAACGCCGCCCGCATCGCCGCCGACCTCGAAGCGGTGTTCGACGTGCCGGTGCAGGTCTCGGCCGTGCTCGGCCGCTCCAAGATGGAGGTCGGCGAGCTGTTGAAGCTCGGCCCCGGCACCGTGCTCGAGCTCGACCGCCGCGTCGGCGAGGCGATCGACATCTACGTCAACAACCGCCTGGTCGCGCGCGGCGAGGTGGTGCTGGTGGAAGACAAGCTCGGCGTCACCATGACGGAAATCATCAAGGCAAGCACCTAA
- a CDS encoding FliH/SctL family protein, with translation MAAPAKFLFDNDFAAPDRSRERAATAAEVAQKVAAAEALAYRQGYDAAQREAKVESDRRMALALEEIRLGMQGIAARFAGIETRMETEAVDVAVAVARKLCSQLIAAEPLGEITGLIRDCFSQLVSTPHLVVRINAALYEAARESIERQAAQSGFQGRLVLLAEPEIAAGDCRIEWADGGVVLDRATIEAKINELVGRYMASRNQAASAGHED, from the coding sequence ATGGCCGCGCCCGCCAAATTCCTGTTCGACAACGACTTCGCCGCACCCGACAGATCGCGCGAGCGGGCGGCCACCGCCGCCGAGGTCGCGCAGAAGGTCGCGGCCGCCGAGGCGCTCGCCTATCGGCAGGGCTACGACGCCGCGCAGCGCGAGGCCAAGGTGGAAAGCGATCGCCGCATGGCGCTGGCGCTGGAGGAAATCCGGCTCGGCATGCAGGGGATCGCGGCGCGCTTTGCCGGCATCGAAACGCGGATGGAGACCGAGGCCGTCGACGTCGCGGTCGCCGTCGCCCGCAAGCTGTGCAGCCAGTTGATCGCGGCCGAGCCGCTCGGCGAGATCACCGGCCTGATCCGCGACTGCTTCTCCCAGCTCGTCTCGACACCGCATCTCGTGGTGCGGATCAACGCCGCGCTCTACGAGGCCGCGCGCGAAAGCATCGAGCGGCAGGCGGCGCAAAGCGGCTTCCAGGGCCGGCTGGTGCTTCTGGCCGAGCCGGAAATCGCCGCCGGCGACTGCCGCATCGAATGGGCCGACGGCGGCGTCGTGCTGGATCGCGCCACCATCGAGGCCAAGATCAACGAGCTCGTCGGGCGCTACATGGCGTCCCGCAACCAGGCCGCAAGCGCCGGCCACGAGGATTAA
- the fliG gene encoding flagellar motor switch protein FliG: protein MALPQTANSTDITSVIASLAPRQNGRPQVKMPGRQRAAILMLALGEQYGGKIWSMLDDDEVKELSMAMSTLGTVEAEVVEDMLLEFVSRMSASGALMGNFDATERLLQQYLPADRVTGIMDEIRGPAGRNMWEKLSNVQEEVLANYLKNEYPQTIAVVLSKLKSEHAARVLAILPEDMALDVVGRMLKMEAVQKEVIERVEQTLRTEFMSNLSQTRRRDAHEVMAEIFNNFDRQTETRFITALEEENRESAERIKALMFTFDDLIKLDSGSAQTLMRHVDKDKLGVALKSANEEVRNFFFSNMSSRAAKMLVDDMAAMGPVRLRDVDEAQALLVNLAKDLAAKGEIMLTKNRADDELVY from the coding sequence ATGGCATTACCGCAGACCGCAAACTCGACCGACATCACCAGTGTGATCGCGAGCCTCGCGCCGCGCCAGAACGGCAGGCCCCAGGTGAAGATGCCGGGCCGCCAGCGCGCGGCGATCCTGATGCTGGCGCTCGGCGAGCAATATGGCGGCAAGATCTGGTCGATGCTCGACGACGACGAAGTCAAGGAGCTGTCGATGGCGATGTCGACGCTCGGCACCGTCGAGGCCGAGGTGGTCGAGGACATGCTGCTCGAATTCGTCTCGCGGATGTCGGCCTCCGGCGCGCTGATGGGCAATTTCGACGCCACCGAACGGCTGCTGCAGCAGTACCTGCCTGCCGACCGCGTCACCGGCATCATGGACGAGATCCGCGGCCCCGCCGGACGCAACATGTGGGAAAAGCTTTCCAACGTGCAGGAAGAGGTGCTCGCCAACTATTTGAAGAACGAGTATCCGCAGACGATCGCGGTCGTGCTGTCCAAGCTGAAGTCGGAACACGCCGCCCGCGTGCTCGCGATCCTGCCCGAGGACATGGCGCTCGACGTCGTCGGCCGCATGCTGAAGATGGAGGCGGTGCAAAAGGAGGTGATCGAGCGCGTCGAGCAGACGCTGCGCACCGAGTTCATGTCCAACCTGTCGCAGACCCGCCGCCGTGACGCCCATGAGGTGATGGCGGAGATCTTCAACAATTTCGACCGCCAGACCGAGACCCGCTTCATCACCGCGCTGGAAGAGGAAAACCGCGAGTCCGCCGAGCGCATCAAGGCGCTGATGTTCACCTTCGACGACCTGATCAAGCTGGATTCCGGCTCGGCGCAGACCCTGATGCGCCATGTCGACAAGGACAAGCTCGGCGTCGCGCTCAAGAGCGCCAATGAGGAGGTGCGCAACTTCTTCTTCAGCAACATGTCCTCGCGCGCCGCCAAGATGCTGGTCGACGACATGGCCGCGATGGGACCGGTGCGGCTGCGCGACGTCGACGAGGCGCAGGCGCTGCTGGTCAACCTCGCCAAGGATCTCGCGGCCAAGGGCGAGATCATGCTGACCAAGAACCGCGCCGACGACGAGCTGGTGTACTGA
- the fliF gene encoding flagellar basal-body MS-ring/collar protein FliF translates to MQGLVDFLKGLGASRLMAMIAVTAALIGFFAFVIMRVTTPQMTTLFTDLSVEDSSAIIKDLERQGIPFELRGEGSVIMVPKDKVTRLRMKLAEGGLPKGGGVGYEIFDKSDALGTTSFVQNINHLRALEGELARTIRAIDRIQAARVHLVLPERPLFSRETPEPSASIVVRVRGTLEPQQIRAIRHVVASAVNGLKPQRVSIVDEAGQLLADGAASDIDQAVGDERRAGFEKRMRKQVEDIVSSVVGQGRARVQLSADFDYNKITQTSDKFDPEGRVLRSSQTREESAVTTDNNGQVTVNNELPGNRNQDNAAASRDQSKKTEETNNYEISRTTKTEVTEAGRVNRISVAVLVDGSYAKNEKGEMVYKERGKEELDRIAALVRSAIGFDQKRGDQVEVVNLKFAEAPAVASLPEPSGLLGMLQFTKDDVMYVIELGVMMILGLVVMFMVIRPLVKRILASEEIAAALAGEPVPAIADGSASGGGAPGQALLPGTNATAQLIDVAQVQGQVHAQSVHRVGELAERNPNETVSILRQWLTEPAT, encoded by the coding sequence TTGCAGGGTCTGGTTGACTTTCTGAAGGGGCTTGGCGCCTCGCGACTGATGGCGATGATCGCCGTGACAGCGGCGCTGATCGGCTTCTTCGCCTTTGTCATCATGCGCGTCACGACGCCGCAGATGACGACGCTCTTCACCGACCTCAGCGTCGAGGACTCGTCCGCGATCATCAAGGACCTGGAGCGCCAGGGCATTCCGTTCGAGCTGCGCGGCGAAGGCAGCGTGATCATGGTGCCCAAGGACAAGGTCACGCGGCTCAGGATGAAGCTCGCCGAGGGCGGCCTGCCCAAGGGCGGCGGCGTCGGCTACGAGATCTTCGACAAGTCGGACGCGCTCGGCACCACGAGCTTCGTCCAGAACATCAACCATCTGCGCGCGCTGGAAGGCGAGCTCGCCCGCACCATCCGTGCCATCGACCGTATCCAGGCCGCGCGCGTCCATTTGGTGCTGCCCGAGCGCCCCCTGTTCTCGCGCGAGACGCCGGAGCCCTCGGCCTCGATCGTGGTCCGCGTCCGCGGCACGCTTGAGCCGCAGCAGATTCGCGCGATTCGCCATGTCGTCGCCTCGGCGGTCAACGGCCTGAAGCCGCAGCGGGTGTCGATCGTCGACGAGGCCGGCCAGCTGCTCGCCGACGGCGCCGCCAGCGATATCGACCAGGCGGTCGGCGACGAACGCCGGGCCGGCTTCGAGAAGCGGATGCGCAAGCAGGTCGAGGACATCGTGTCCTCGGTGGTCGGCCAGGGTCGCGCCCGCGTCCAGCTCTCCGCCGATTTCGACTACAACAAGATCACCCAGACCTCCGACAAGTTCGATCCGGAAGGGCGGGTGTTGCGCTCGAGCCAGACCCGCGAGGAATCCGCGGTCACGACCGACAACAACGGCCAGGTCACCGTCAACAACGAGCTGCCGGGCAACCGCAACCAGGACAATGCGGCGGCCAGCCGCGATCAGAGCAAGAAGACCGAGGAGACCAACAACTACGAGATTTCGCGCACCACCAAGACCGAGGTCACCGAGGCCGGACGGGTGAACCGCATCTCCGTCGCCGTGCTGGTCGACGGCAGCTACGCCAAGAACGAAAAAGGCGAGATGGTCTACAAGGAGCGCGGCAAGGAAGAGCTCGACCGGATTGCCGCGCTGGTGCGCTCGGCGATCGGCTTCGACCAGAAGCGCGGCGACCAGGTCGAGGTCGTCAACCTGAAATTCGCCGAGGCGCCCGCAGTCGCCTCGCTGCCCGAACCGTCCGGCCTGCTCGGCATGCTGCAGTTCACCAAGGACGACGTCATGTACGTGATCGAGCTCGGCGTCATGATGATCCTCGGCCTCGTCGTGATGTTCATGGTGATCCGTCCGCTGGTCAAACGCATCCTCGCCTCCGAGGAGATCGCAGCCGCGCTCGCCGGCGAGCCGGTGCCGGCGATCGCCGACGGCAGCGCATCGGGCGGCGGCGCGCCCGGCCAGGCCCTGCTTCCGGGCACGAACGCCACCGCGCAGCTGATCGACGTCGCCCAGGTCCAGGGCCAGGTCCACGCCCAGTCGGTGCATCGCGTCGGCGAGCTTGCCGAGCGCAACCCCAACGAAACCGTTTCCATCCTTCGCCAATGGCTGACTGAACCGGCTACCTGA